One region of Tachysurus fulvidraco isolate hzauxx_2018 chromosome 9, HZAU_PFXX_2.0, whole genome shotgun sequence genomic DNA includes:
- the LOC113638762 gene encoding polyubiquitin-like, with product MELIIKDISGTTQLVNVLPSTTIGELKQHIAPHFGARASRLKLSALSGQILDNDQMTVSQYSLSSESTVMLLISTSPMPFQVFVKNEMGQMRTYDTTDEVTVDQLMMNIYQKGRTPVDQQRLIYNGQQLQCGNKLQDYGIGPESTIFMTLRLRGG from the coding sequence ATGGAACTCATCATCAAAGACATAAGTGGAACAACGCAGCTTGTGAATGTGCTGCCAAGTACCACCATTGGTGAACTGAAGCAGCATATTGCCCCTCACTTTGGGGCAAGAGCCTCACGCCTGAAGCTTTCAGCCCTCAGTGGTCAGATCCTGGACAATGACCAGATGACCGTGAGCCAATACAGTCTGAGTTCAGAATCCACTGTGATGCTCCTGATCTCCACAAGCCCCATGCCCTTTCAGGTGTTTGTGAAGAATGAGATGGGACAGATGAGGACATATGACACCACTGATGAAGTAACCGTTGATCAGTTGATGATGAATATCTACCAGAAAGGGCGAACACCAGTGGACCAGCAGCGGCTGATCTACAATGGACAACAGCTCCAGTGtggcaataaactgcaggattatGGCATTGGTCCAGAAAGTACCATTTTTATGACCCTCCGTCTGCGTGGAGGCTGA
- the LOC113638678 gene encoding polyubiquitin 12-like: protein MELIIKVLSGETKTVQVNPGDTIGALKQKVAQIFNARPSRLKLSVTNGCVVQLDNDQETVSSYGLSSGATVMLLISNSPVPLQVFVKNEKGQTKTYDVTDDETVDQLMKKVRQKEGAPEDQQRLIYSGRQLDSGRRLQDYGIVSGSTIHMTLRLRGG, encoded by the coding sequence ATGGAGCTCATCATCAAAGTCCTGAGTGGGGAAACAAAGACCGTGCAAGTGAATCCAGGTGACACAATTGGTGCACTAAAGCAAAAAGTCGCCCAAATCTTTAATGCAAGACCTTCACGGCTGAAGCTTTCTGTCACCAATGGGTGTGTCGTGCAGCTGGACAATGACCAGGAGACTGTGAGCAGTTATGGTCTGAGTTCAGGGGCCACGGTGATGCTGCTGATCTCCAATTCTCCCGTGCCGCTTCAGGTGTTTGTGAAGAATGAGAAGGGACAGACGAAGACATATGACGTCACTGATGATGAAACCGTTGATCAGTTGATGAAAAAGGTACGCCAAAAAGAAGGAGCACCAGAGGACCAGCAGCGGCTGATCTACAGCGGTCGACAGCTCGACTCTGGCAGGAGGCTGCAGGATTACGGCATTGTTTCTGGAAGCACCATTCATATGACCCTCCGTCTGCGTGGAGGCTGA
- the LOC113639255 gene encoding glutamyl-tRNA(Gln) amidotransferase subunit C, mitochondrial-like gives HFVFSCFVLQPISLDLVDKLERLALVDFGSQEGVECLEKSICFADQIHVVGTDGVEPMDSVLEDRALYLREDTVTEGNCTEELLRRSRITEEEYFVAPPGNIPLPKREQRTTMLKHSEL, from the exons cattttgtgttttcttgttttgttctaCAGCCTATCTCTCTGGACCTTGTGGATAAGTTGGAGAGACTTGCTCTTGTAGACTTTGGCAGCCAGGAAGGTGTTGAGTGTCTGGAGAAATCCATCTGCTTCGCTGATCAGATCCATGTCGTTGGCACGGACGGTGTGGAACCAATGGATTCTGTTCTAGAGgacag AGCTTTGTATCTGAGAGAAGACACAGTAACTGAGGGAAACTGCACAGAGGAACTTCTTCGACGCTCCAGAATCACAGAGGAGGAATATTTTGTAGCACCTCCAG GAAACATCCCTCTTCCGAAGAGAGAGCAGCGAACCACCATGCTGAAGCACTCAGAGCTCTGA
- the LOC113638640 gene encoding H-2 class I histocompatibility antigen, alpha chain-like gives MEDGTYNKVLIFLTYCVHLSLAAFTDTHALQYLYTALTSGINVPEFIAVVLVDEEQSVYYDSNIRKMIPKTEWIQKFSADDPKYWNRETERMQNDQEDYKVDKTTLMHRFNQTTGVHTLQRMCGCELDSGTTGGHNQFGYDGVDFISLDLNTETWTVNNNKAEIFIKEWDPEGEKAKYWTTQLTYECIDQLKKFVSYGRETLERIDPPSVSVIQKHSPLPEVVCHATSFFPKEVNMTWRKDGEDVHEDMELRETLPNQDGSFQKRSILKVPAEELQKHTYTCVIQHSSLEKELVLEVPKGGGSMAFIIGVVVVLSMAFLIFILYSIVMGKLCLQDGRWQICLKIEDNKFGEHITCNI, from the exons ATGGAGGACGGAACCTATAACAAAGTTCTAATTTTTCTCACATATTGTGTTCATCTTTCATTAGCAG ctttcacagacacacacgctcTGCAGTACCTCTACACTGCACTCACATCAGGAATTAATGTCCCAGAGTTCATTGCTGTTGTTCTGGTGGATGAAGAGCAGTCTGTGTATTATGACAGTAACATCAGGAAGATGATCCCAAAGACGGAGTGGATACAGAAGTTCAGCGCTGACGATCCAAAATACTGGAACAGAGAGACTGAGCGAATGCAGAATGATCAGGAAGACTACAAAGTCGATAAGACTACATTAATGCATCGCTTTAATCAGACTactg gAGTTCATACGCTACAAAGGATGTGTGGCTGTGAGCTTGATAGTGGCACCACTGGAGGACATAATCAGTTTGGTTATGATGGAGTAGATTTCATCAGTCTGGATCTGAACACTGAAACCTggactgtaaataataataaagctgaGATCTTTATAAAGGAGTGGGATCCTGAAGGAGAAAAGGCTAAATATTGGACAACACAGCTGACATACGAGTGTATCGATCAATTAAAGAAGTTTGTTTCTTATGGCAGAGAGACTCTGGAGAGGATAG ATCCTCCTTCAGTGTCAGTGATCCAGAAACACTCACCTCTTCCAGAGGTGGTGTGTCATGCTACAAGTTTCTTCCCCAAAGAAGTGAACATGACCTGGAGAAAGGACGGAGAAGATGTGCATGAGGACATGGAGCTCAGAGAGACGTTACCCAACCAGGATggaagcttccagaagagaagcATTCTGAAAGTCCCAGCTGAGGAGCTGCAGAAACACACCTACACCTGTGTGATTCAGCACAGTAGCTTGGAGAAGGAGTTAGTGCTAGAAGTACCAAAAG GTGGAGGATCGATGGCATTCATCATTGGTGTAGTCGTGGTTCTCTCTATGGCTTTcttgattttcattttatacagtattGTCATGGGAAAATTATGCTTGCAAGATGGAAGGTGgcagatttgtttaaaaatagaaGACAACAAATTTGGTGAACACATCACTTGCAATATCTAA